GAGTCCCAGGTGCAATCCAAATTCATAGTCTGGGTGGAAAACTCGGTTTTCCTGGTCATTGCCGGAGTCAAGGTGGGCATGGTCCTCCTGAACGCTCCGCTCATGGCCTTTGTCTGGGCCGCTTTTGCAGAGGCCCTACTTGTAGCTGTAGGGTTATTTATTATCTATTCAAAGCAAACAAAAGCTCTCAGCAACTGGCATTTTAATATCAGTCGTGCCAAAAGCTTACTCCTGGACTCATGGCCTTTAATTTTTTCAGGCTTAGTGCTGATGGTTCAGGCCCGAATAGACCAGGTTATGCTTGGTCAAATGATTGGTGATATTGAAGTTGGGTATTACAGTACTGCCCTCAGGATTACTGAAACAGCTGCATTTTCTTCCACGATATTGAGCCAGTCTTTTCTTCCAAAAATTTTCGAGGCTAAAAATCATACAGAAAAATTTTATCATGAAAGGCTAATAAGCTATTACCGCTTACACTTTCTTTTTGCCCTTGCAATAGGAGTCCCGATTTTTTTGTTTGGTCAAAATATCATTAATATTTTGTTTGGCATTGAATACGCGCCTGCGGGTATTTTGCTGGCGTTGATGTCTACACGCTTATTTTTTGCGCATATGGGAGCTGCCAGGGGTGCTTTCATGCTGAATGAAAATATGCTCAGGTTTTCATTGTTCACAATGGCTTGCGGAACGATAACAAATATTTATTTTAATTATATTTTAATTCCACTGCATCAAGGCGTTGGGGCGGTAATCGCTACAATTTTTTCGTTTACTGTTACAATTTTTATTGTTGATACATTTAATAAAAAAGCAAGATTTAACCTCAAGCTAATGTTTAAAGCCATAATCACACCGCAAAAAATTTTTAAAGGTATATAGATGGGTATTATTAATTTTGGCGTACCATTTGATTTTGTTGATTTTTTAAAAGAAAAACTTGGACTTCAAGTGTTTGCTGAAGGTGGAACTTTTAAGGGTGGCACAGCAAATAAAATGAGTAATATCTTTAAAAAAGTATATACCATCGAAAAAAGTAACGTGATGTTTGACATTTCAACTCAGAATCTGTCAAGCAAAGATAATGTTATCTTGCTTAAAGGGGACACAAGATATCATTTAAAACAAATATTAAATGACAACGATAATATTCTTTTCTGGCTGGATGCCCATTGGAGTGGTGGGGATACCTATGGACAAGAAGATGAGTGTCCTTTGCTTGAGGAGTTAGACTTGATATTTAAATGTACCGAAAAAAACTATGTTGTTCTGATAGACGATGCGAGGTTGTTTCTTGCCCCACCGCCGTTACCGCATGACTTTTCTAAATGGCCAACCATTCAAGATATTATTCATGTTATTCCAAGTAATTTCAAGGTAACCATATTAGACGATGTTATGTATGTGTATCCAAACAAAATTAACCATGATTTTAAACATCTTGCTCAACAAAAAGCTACAGAAGCCTGGAAAGAATATGGCAAAAATAATGAAGACAGATTTTTTAAGGGATGCAAAATTGCAGTTAAAGGAATATTGAAATGGAATTTCTAAGAATTTTTTATTTTAAAATAAAAAAAAGAATTATTTATACACTGCATCAAATAAATATATTTTTTACTGATAAGTTTTTTGTTGTAAACAATGAATCTTCAAATGCTTTGAGAAAAAAAGTCTTGGAGATAGATGCAAAATCTTTTGTAGGCACATCAAGTTGGGAAGTCTACAGATCGGAGCTTCGAAAGGATATTCTTGAAAAAAATATCCGTAATTTTTTAAATTGGCCTGTGATAAAAAAAACTATGTTTTACCAAGCTCCTGAAATTGAATACATTCAGGTTGCTAACAACGATAGTTTTTTTGATGCAATTACAGAGTCAATATTGGGCAACCCATTGCCATACTATATAAATACAAAAACATCTGGAAATCTTGTTCATCACGCATATAGTGTGCTCCAGCTAATTAGATCTGCTTCAATAAAAATGTCGAATTTTAATCAGGTAATAGAAGTTGGTGGTGGTTACGGCAGCATGTGTCGATTATTCAGAAATTCTGGTTTTTTTGGTCATTACATTATATACGATTTGCCTGAATTTTTAGCTTTGCAGGAATATTATATTTCTTCAGTGAACAAACAGTATGCAAATAATACAGTATTTACAAATGACGTAAGCGAATTATCAAAGTACAAAAAGCAAGGTACTGTATTGATTGCGACATGGTCTCTTTCTGAAATGCCGCTCGATCTTAGATCTCTATTGCTCAAAAATATTGATTTTGATTATTGTTTAATAGCATATCAGTCACATTTCGACAATATTGATAATATAAAATATTTTGATGTCTTAGCTAAAAATTATTATGAAATAGATTTCATTAATTATCCAATAGATCACTTACCTGGGAATAATTACCTTATAGGATTTAAAAAAAAATTATTAAGTAAATGATTTGTTAATCATGCGTATTGCCTATGAATAAAGTAAATGAATAGTATTTTCTCTTTTTTAATCACTTATTTAGTTTTGGATTGCATATAAATGAAAAATATATTGTTTAAAAAAATCATACAGGTCATTTTTCGTGATTATCTTTTTTGAGCATGGTCGATTAGGCAACCAACTATTTCAATATGCCGCATTAA
This Desulfonatronum thioautotrophicum DNA region includes the following protein-coding sequences:
- a CDS encoding flippase; this translates as MIQRALKWLPAWVHDRIAHRPGLLKILDNISWLFFDKILRMGVGLLVGVWLARYLGPEQFGLLSFALAFVGLFGAVATLGLQGIMVRDIVRKPEEAIVTLGTGFLLRLVGGLAAFCLMLVVISYLRPDDTLAKTIVAIFGFLQIIKASEVVKYWFESQVQSKFIVWVENSVFLVIAGVKVGMVLLNAPLMAFVWAAFAEALLVAVGLFIIYSKQTKALSNWHFNISRAKSLLLDSWPLIFSGLVLMVQARIDQVMLGQMIGDIEVGYYSTALRITETAAFSSTILSQSFLPKIFEAKNHTEKFYHERLISYYRLHFLFALAIGVPIFLFGQNIINILFGIEYAPAGILLALMSTRLFFAHMGAARGAFMLNENMLRFSLFTMACGTITNIYFNYILIPLHQGVGAVIATIFSFTVTIFIVDTFNKKARFNLKLMFKAIITPQKIFKGI